The Petropleomorpha daqingensis genome includes a window with the following:
- a CDS encoding substrate-binding domain-containing protein: MSAARQRRFRRLMPTAVGLIAAGALITGCTSNTPESNSSGGGNNAASDNDESGDTVTIGFSAPAADHGWIAGITQAARDEADKYDDIDLQVAEGTNDVSTQISQVETFINQKVDAIVLLPFDGAALTPVAQQAMDAGIPVINVDREFDSPFAARTTILGDNYGMGVSAGTYICSRLGDKPDAIIGEVAGIDSLPLTQDRSKGFADALKGCGLKVSHRVAAEFTVESGEEQMSNLLQAAPHLDAVWNHDDDQGVGVLAAIENAGRDEFFMVGGAGSANAMRHIQDGDSVLEATVIYPHTQAADGIKLARLIAQGKSMSDLTSQGVPRRIMLNAPVVTKDNVDEFIKNAFES, translated from the coding sequence ATGTCTGCAGCGCGGCAGCGCCGCTTCCGGCGTCTGATGCCCACCGCCGTGGGTCTGATCGCCGCTGGTGCCCTGATCACGGGCTGCACCAGCAACACCCCGGAGAGCAACAGCTCGGGCGGCGGCAACAACGCCGCCAGCGACAACGACGAGTCCGGCGACACCGTCACCATCGGCTTCTCGGCCCCGGCCGCGGACCACGGCTGGATCGCCGGTATCACCCAGGCCGCCCGTGACGAGGCCGACAAGTACGACGACATCGACCTGCAGGTGGCCGAGGGCACCAACGACGTCAGCACCCAGATCAGCCAGGTCGAGACCTTCATCAACCAGAAGGTGGACGCGATCGTGCTGCTGCCCTTCGACGGCGCCGCCCTGACGCCCGTCGCGCAGCAGGCGATGGACGCCGGCATCCCGGTGATCAACGTCGACCGCGAGTTCGACAGCCCGTTCGCCGCCCGCACCACGATCCTGGGCGACAACTACGGCATGGGCGTCTCGGCCGGCACGTACATCTGCTCGCGGCTGGGCGACAAGCCCGACGCGATCATCGGCGAGGTCGCCGGCATCGACTCGCTGCCGCTGACCCAGGACCGGAGCAAGGGCTTCGCCGACGCCCTCAAGGGGTGCGGGCTCAAGGTCAGCCACCGGGTCGCGGCGGAGTTCACCGTGGAGTCCGGTGAGGAGCAGATGTCGAACCTGCTGCAGGCCGCGCCGCACCTCGACGCCGTCTGGAACCACGACGACGACCAGGGCGTCGGTGTCCTGGCCGCCATCGAGAACGCCGGCCGCGACGAGTTCTTCATGGTCGGCGGCGCCGGTTCGGCCAACGCCATGCGGCACATCCAGGACGGCGACTCGGTGCTCGAGGCGACCGTCATCTACCCGCACACGCAGGCCGCCGACGGCATCAAGCTCGCCCGGCTGATCGCCCAGGGCAAGAGCATGTCGGACCTGACCTCGCAGGGGGTCCCGCGCCGGATCATGCTCAACGCCCCCGTGGTGACCAAGGACAACGTGGACGAGTTCATCAAGAACGCGTTCGAGTCCTGA
- a CDS encoding ABC transporter permease, with protein MSTTTSATTDGTISASEQNGNRRPGLTSGPFVRLLGLILALVILCVVGVITAGDRFADIDNVLTILRLASVIGVVSVGMTFVIIGGGIDLSVGAIVALSSVWATTLATQQLADDYHWIVMVVTAILVGAGCGLVNGVVIAYGKLVAFIATLAMLAAARGLAEIISNRRTQIIRNQDFLHFFSGTVLGIPTLVIIFALVAVVGWILLNRTTFGRRTFAVGGNAEAARLAGIRVKRHTVLLYVLSGVTCGIAAVMLMARTTTGSSTHGTLYELDAIAAVVIGGTLLIGGRGTIVGTVLGVLIFTTLGNVFTLNNLSSSAQAIARGVIIVLAVLLQQQLAGREGRVRRARAPGGPGGLASGGTATAASAPTP; from the coding sequence ATGAGCACGACCACCAGCGCCACGACCGACGGCACGATCTCGGCCTCGGAGCAGAACGGGAACCGGCGGCCCGGGCTGACGTCCGGTCCGTTCGTCCGGCTGCTCGGGCTGATCCTCGCCCTGGTCATCCTCTGCGTGGTCGGCGTGATCACCGCGGGCGACCGCTTCGCCGACATCGACAACGTGCTGACGATCCTGCGGCTGGCCTCCGTCATCGGTGTGGTCAGCGTCGGGATGACCTTCGTGATCATCGGCGGCGGCATCGACCTGTCGGTCGGGGCGATCGTCGCGCTGTCCTCGGTGTGGGCCACCACGCTGGCGACCCAGCAGCTCGCCGACGACTACCACTGGATCGTCATGGTCGTCACCGCGATCCTGGTCGGCGCCGGCTGCGGGCTGGTCAACGGCGTCGTGATCGCCTACGGCAAGCTCGTCGCCTTCATCGCGACGCTGGCCATGCTGGCCGCGGCCCGGGGCCTGGCCGAGATCATCTCCAACCGGCGCACGCAGATCATCCGCAACCAGGACTTCCTGCACTTCTTCTCCGGGACCGTGCTCGGCATCCCGACGTTGGTGATCATCTTCGCGCTCGTGGCCGTCGTGGGCTGGATCCTGCTCAACCGGACGACGTTCGGCCGGCGCACCTTCGCCGTGGGCGGCAACGCCGAGGCGGCCCGGCTCGCCGGCATCCGGGTCAAGCGGCACACGGTGCTGCTCTACGTCCTGTCCGGCGTCACCTGCGGGATCGCCGCGGTCATGCTCATGGCCAGGACGACGACCGGCAGCTCGACGCACGGCACGCTCTACGAGCTCGACGCCATCGCGGCGGTCGTCATCGGCGGCACCCTGCTGATCGGCGGCCGCGGCACGATCGTCGGCACCGTCCTCGGCGTGCTGATCTTCACCACGCTCGGCAACGTCTTCACGCTCAACAACCTGTCCAGCTCGGCCCAGGCGATCGCCCGCGGCGTGATCATCGTCCTCGCCGTGCTCCTGCAGCAGCAGCTGGCCGGACGGGAAGGCCGGGTCCGCCGGGCCCGCGCTCCCGGTGGACCGGGCGGCCTCGCCTCCGGCGGCACCGCCACGGCGGCCTCGGCGCCCACCCCCTGA
- a CDS encoding sugar ABC transporter ATP-binding protein, with translation MSKSPGVQVTAPLLQMRGIVKAFPGVRALDGVDLDVQPGEVHCLLGQNGAGKSTLIKVLAGAHQPDDGEITWRGEPVRLGNPQAAMSLGIATIYQELDLVDGLTVADNIFLGREVARFGLSHLSRANRLAGALLARLGHPEIRPTAEVGSLPAAAQQMVSIARALSQDARLIIMDEPSAVLDNEEVERLFGVIRDLTADDVAVVYISHRLEEIREIGDRITVLKDGRTVATGLPARETPTREVITLMTGRDIEYVFPPRRTALAGDADPLLEVDGLALDGHFADVSFTVRPGEIVGLAGLVGSGRSEILETVYGARRPSAGSVRVAGRRLRPGDTGAAVAAGIGLAPEERKSQALLLGEAVYRNISISSLGRFASVGFLSRRAEKAAARKQVTALEVRPADVEREARTLSGGNQQKVVLARWLLRDCRVLLLDEPTRGVDVGARSEIYALIRELADRGVAVVVVSSEIPEVLGLADRVLVISDGAVVAERTADALDEHAVLDMVMEGTVGAVAAASGTQHGGDGA, from the coding sequence GTGAGCAAAAGTCCGGGGGTGCAGGTGACCGCTCCGCTGCTGCAGATGCGCGGGATCGTCAAGGCGTTCCCCGGCGTGCGCGCGCTCGACGGTGTCGACCTCGACGTGCAGCCCGGTGAGGTCCACTGCCTGCTCGGCCAGAACGGTGCCGGGAAGTCGACCCTGATCAAGGTGCTCGCCGGGGCGCACCAGCCGGACGACGGCGAGATCACCTGGCGCGGCGAGCCGGTCCGCCTCGGCAACCCCCAGGCCGCGATGAGCCTGGGCATCGCGACGATCTACCAGGAGCTCGACCTGGTCGACGGCCTGACCGTCGCGGACAACATCTTCCTCGGCCGCGAGGTCGCCCGCTTCGGCCTGTCCCACCTGTCGCGGGCGAACCGGCTGGCCGGCGCGCTGCTCGCGCGGCTGGGGCACCCCGAGATCCGCCCGACCGCCGAGGTGGGCTCGCTGCCCGCCGCCGCCCAGCAGATGGTCAGCATCGCCCGCGCCCTCTCGCAGGACGCCCGGCTGATCATCATGGACGAGCCGTCCGCCGTCCTGGACAACGAAGAGGTCGAGCGGCTGTTCGGGGTCATCCGCGACCTCACGGCCGACGACGTCGCCGTCGTCTACATCTCGCACCGGCTCGAGGAGATCCGCGAGATCGGCGACCGGATCACGGTCCTCAAGGACGGCCGCACGGTGGCCACCGGGCTGCCGGCGCGCGAGACGCCCACCCGCGAGGTCATCACCCTGATGACCGGCCGCGACATCGAGTACGTGTTCCCGCCGCGGCGCACGGCGCTCGCCGGCGACGCGGACCCGCTGCTGGAGGTCGACGGCCTGGCGCTGGACGGGCACTTCGCCGACGTCTCCTTCACCGTGCGCCCCGGCGAGATCGTCGGCCTGGCCGGGCTGGTCGGGTCGGGTCGCTCGGAGATCCTCGAGACCGTCTACGGCGCCCGGCGTCCCTCCGCCGGCAGCGTCCGCGTCGCCGGCCGCCGCTTGCGGCCCGGCGACACCGGCGCCGCGGTGGCCGCGGGGATCGGGCTGGCGCCGGAGGAGCGCAAGAGCCAGGCGCTGCTGCTCGGCGAGGCGGTCTACCGCAACATCAGCATCTCCAGCCTGGGCCGCTTCGCCTCCGTCGGCTTCCTGTCCCGGCGGGCCGAGAAGGCGGCGGCGCGCAAGCAGGTCACCGCGCTGGAGGTCCGCCCCGCCGACGTGGAGCGCGAGGCGCGGACCCTGTCCGGCGGCAACCAGCAGAAGGTCGTGCTGGCCCGCTGGCTGCTCCGCGACTGCCGGGTGCTGCTGCTCGACGAGCCCACCCGAGGCGTCGACGTCGGGGCGCGGTCGGAGATCTACGCGCTGATCCGGGAGCTGGCCGACCGCGGCGTCGCGGTCGTCGTCGTCTCCAGCGAGATCCCGGAGGTCCTCGGCCTGGCCGACCGGGTCCTGGTGATCTCCGACGGCGCGGTCGTCGCGGAGCGAACGGCCGACGCCCTCGACGAGCACGCGGTGCTCGACATGGTCATGGAGGGGACGGTCGGCGCGGTCGCCGCCGCCTCCGGCACGCAGCACGGAGGGGACGGAGCATGA
- a CDS encoding ROK family protein, which produces MAHTSASPGALLRHVRKGRARSRAELVALTGASRNTISARVDQLIGANLLEEGGRGWSTGGRPPTILRFNSRAGCVLAVDLGVTSVDVAVTDLSAQVLATVGHPIDIADGPGPVLAEVDRLAQKVLADAGLTPADVRAVGVGVPGPVEFSTGRPSHPPIMPGWHDHPIPGAFGRYDCPVYVDNDVNVMALGEMGVTDSTDDVLVVKVGTGIGCGVIVEGRVYRGAQGSAGDIGHIYVAQPDDRTVLCRCGNENCLEAIAGGGALLRDALAAGLPVTSTRQVIELANHGDGPAVELVRNSGRTIGTVLAALVNFFNPHRIVMTGGVAQAGLPLLAGIRETVYRRSMPLAARSLEISVSDAPEMSGRVGAALMAIEGYLDEDAIHQALAR; this is translated from the coding sequence GTGGCGCACACCTCTGCCTCGCCCGGCGCGCTGCTGCGCCACGTGCGGAAGGGGCGTGCCCGCAGCCGGGCCGAGCTCGTCGCGCTCACCGGCGCCTCCCGGAACACGATCAGCGCGCGCGTCGACCAGCTGATCGGCGCCAACCTGCTCGAGGAGGGCGGCCGGGGCTGGAGCACCGGCGGGCGCCCGCCGACGATCCTGCGCTTCAACAGCCGCGCGGGCTGCGTCCTGGCCGTCGACCTCGGGGTCACCAGCGTCGACGTCGCCGTCACCGACCTCTCCGCCCAGGTGCTCGCCACGGTCGGTCACCCGATCGACATCGCCGACGGCCCGGGGCCGGTGCTGGCGGAGGTCGACCGGCTCGCCCAGAAGGTGCTGGCCGACGCCGGTCTGACGCCGGCCGACGTCCGCGCCGTCGGGGTCGGGGTGCCCGGGCCGGTGGAGTTCTCGACCGGCCGGCCGTCCCACCCGCCGATCATGCCGGGCTGGCACGACCACCCGATCCCCGGCGCGTTCGGCCGGTACGACTGCCCGGTCTACGTCGACAACGACGTGAACGTCATGGCCCTCGGCGAGATGGGCGTCACCGACTCGACCGACGACGTGCTCGTGGTCAAGGTCGGCACCGGCATCGGCTGCGGCGTCATCGTCGAGGGGCGCGTCTACCGCGGCGCGCAGGGCAGCGCCGGCGACATCGGGCACATCTACGTCGCCCAGCCCGACGACCGGACCGTGCTCTGCCGGTGCGGCAACGAGAACTGCCTCGAGGCGATCGCCGGCGGCGGCGCGCTGCTCCGGGACGCGCTCGCGGCCGGCCTGCCGGTCACCTCGACCCGGCAGGTGATCGAGCTCGCCAACCACGGGGACGGCCCCGCGGTCGAGCTGGTCCGCAACTCCGGGCGCACCATCGGCACGGTCCTCGCCGCGCTGGTGAACTTCTTCAACCCACACCGCATCGTGATGACCGGCGGCGTCGCGCAGGCCGGCCTGCCGCTGCTCGCCGGCATCCGCGAGACGGTCTACCGCAGGTCGATGCCGCTGGCCGCGCGCTCGCTGGAGATCAGCGTGAGCGATGCACCGGAGATGTCCGGGCGGGTCGGTGCGGCCCTCATGGCGATCGAGGGCTACCTCGACGAGGACGCGATCCACCAGGCGCTGGCGCGCTGA
- a CDS encoding NAD(P)/FAD-dependent oxidoreductase: MTTSPVQAGSASPTGRPRVVIVGTGFGGLFAAQALKKAPVDVTVIGKTSHHLFQPLLYQVATGILSEGEIAPATREILKRHENTRVVLGEVTDIDLTNRTVTSTVLGRTSVHPYDELIVAAGAGQSYFGNDQFAEFAPGMKSIDDALELRGRIFGAFELAELATDQSEIDRLMTFVVVGAGPTGVEMAGQIAELAHRTLKHDFRNIDPTTARIILLDAAPLVLPSFGERLGGKARRQLNEMGVEVQLGAMVTNLDENGIEVKDSDGTSRRINAATKIWAAGVQASPLGKQLAEQSGAAVDRAGRVSVLPDLTLPGHPEVHVVGDMINLDKLPGVAQVAIQGGRYSADAIKRRIAGKPAAAPFKYFDKGSMATISRFSAVADIGKFRFGGFIAWVLWLVVHLMYIVGFKSRVTTVFHWAISFLGRGRSQRVATQQQVYGRLALEHLGPEFEQSKTGGLADDAPAEDLTGRRSA, encoded by the coding sequence ATGACGACATCACCAGTGCAGGCAGGCAGCGCGTCCCCGACCGGTCGCCCGCGGGTGGTGATCGTCGGCACCGGCTTCGGCGGTCTCTTCGCGGCTCAGGCGCTCAAGAAGGCGCCGGTGGACGTCACGGTCATCGGCAAGACCAGCCACCACCTCTTCCAGCCGCTGCTGTACCAGGTGGCTACCGGGATCCTCTCCGAGGGCGAGATCGCCCCGGCCACCCGGGAGATCCTCAAGCGGCACGAGAACACCCGCGTCGTGCTGGGCGAGGTCACCGACATCGACCTGACGAACCGCACGGTCACCTCGACCGTCCTGGGCCGCACCAGCGTGCACCCGTACGACGAGCTGATCGTCGCCGCCGGGGCCGGGCAGTCCTACTTCGGCAACGACCAGTTCGCCGAGTTCGCCCCGGGGATGAAGAGCATCGACGACGCCCTCGAGCTGCGCGGCCGGATCTTCGGCGCCTTCGAGCTGGCGGAGCTGGCCACCGACCAGTCCGAGATCGACCGGCTGATGACCTTCGTCGTCGTCGGCGCCGGCCCGACGGGTGTGGAGATGGCCGGGCAGATCGCCGAGCTCGCGCACCGCACGCTCAAGCACGACTTCCGCAACATCGACCCGACCACCGCGCGGATCATCCTGCTCGACGCGGCGCCCTTGGTGCTGCCGTCGTTCGGCGAGCGGCTCGGCGGCAAGGCCCGCCGCCAGCTCAACGAGATGGGCGTCGAGGTCCAGCTCGGCGCGATGGTCACCAACCTCGACGAGAACGGCATCGAGGTCAAGGACTCCGACGGCACCTCGCGGCGGATCAACGCGGCCACCAAGATCTGGGCCGCCGGCGTGCAGGCCTCCCCGCTGGGCAAGCAGCTCGCCGAGCAGTCCGGTGCGGCCGTCGACCGCGCCGGCCGCGTGTCGGTGCTGCCCGACCTGACCCTCCCGGGCCACCCGGAGGTGCACGTCGTCGGCGACATGATCAACCTGGACAAGCTGCCCGGCGTCGCGCAGGTGGCGATCCAGGGCGGCCGGTACTCCGCCGACGCGATCAAGCGCCGGATCGCCGGCAAGCCGGCGGCCGCGCCGTTCAAGTACTTCGACAAGGGCTCGATGGCGACGATCTCGCGGTTCTCCGCGGTCGCCGACATCGGCAAGTTCCGGTTCGGCGGCTTCATCGCCTGGGTGCTCTGGCTGGTCGTCCACCTGATGTACATCGTGGGCTTCAAGAGCCGGGTGACGACGGTGTTCCACTGGGCGATCAGCTTCCTGGGCCGCGGCCGCTCGCAGCGCGTCGCCACCCAGCAGCAGGTCTACGGCCGGCTCGCCCTGGAGCACCTCGGGCCCGAGTTCGAGCAGTCGAAGACCGGCGGGCTGGCCGACGACGCGCCCGCCGAGGACCTCACCGGGCGCCGCTCCGCCTAG
- a CDS encoding IS110 family transposase, producing MGLLHEALPASTLVVAIDPGKVSNRVWLSTGEVGQVVPPLSLPVLRPGLEQLHRLVVDHVGPSGPVFAIEASGGLHQAWLRELNQRFPGSVRLFAPSETTAARAQLGSRRFKTDDRDCAALTYLARQGQGRPVPDQEQDALTAAVRHRRGLIGEHKVAQQRLHDQLHALCPGLAAPDGHGRALPADSVIGQAVLDCAAAFAGRPPSIRSLRARARGRVLTSEAEFWVGRWRACLPPPPDASARAARLSRSVARWRAIAADIAAVDAEITALLAESAGQILTTLPGVATSRAAAFAAFSLPIARFPTAEHLYSATGLAPGSYRSATINRRTPISRQGLPEHRDALMNLAWGLSQHCGPFIDRAHELRARGLRPIPVRIALARHACRLAYTLLQTQQPFDEQRYRRARHQSER from the coding sequence GTGGGCTTGCTGCACGAGGCGCTGCCGGCGTCGACGCTGGTGGTGGCCATCGATCCGGGGAAGGTCAGCAATCGGGTCTGGTTGAGCACCGGTGAAGTCGGCCAGGTGGTGCCGCCGCTGTCGCTGCCGGTGTTGCGTCCGGGGCTGGAGCAGCTGCACCGACTGGTCGTGGACCACGTCGGCCCCTCGGGTCCGGTGTTCGCCATCGAGGCCTCCGGCGGGCTGCATCAGGCCTGGCTGCGCGAGCTCAACCAGCGGTTTCCCGGATCGGTCCGGCTCTTCGCGCCCTCGGAGACCACCGCCGCCCGAGCACAACTGGGATCGCGGCGATTCAAGACCGATGACCGGGACTGCGCGGCGCTGACCTACCTGGCCCGCCAAGGACAGGGCCGGCCGGTGCCCGACCAGGAACAGGACGCGCTCACCGCGGCTGTTCGCCACCGCCGCGGCCTGATCGGCGAGCACAAGGTGGCCCAGCAGCGGCTGCACGATCAACTGCATGCCCTCTGCCCCGGACTGGCCGCACCCGACGGGCATGGCCGGGCGCTGCCGGCCGACAGCGTGATCGGGCAGGCGGTGCTGGACTGCGCCGCGGCCTTCGCCGGCCGACCGCCCTCGATCCGTTCGCTGCGCGCTCGAGCCCGGGGGCGCGTGCTCACCAGCGAAGCGGAGTTCTGGGTCGGGCGGTGGCGGGCCTGCCTGCCACCGCCGCCCGACGCCTCGGCACGAGCAGCGCGGTTGAGCCGGAGCGTGGCCCGCTGGCGGGCGATCGCTGCCGACATCGCCGCGGTCGACGCGGAGATCACCGCTCTGCTGGCCGAAAGCGCCGGGCAGATCCTCACCACGCTGCCCGGTGTGGCCACCAGTCGTGCAGCAGCCTTCGCCGCGTTCAGCCTGCCGATTGCCCGGTTCCCCACCGCGGAGCATCTCTACTCGGCCACCGGCCTGGCCCCGGGCAGCTACCGGTCGGCGACGATCAACCGGCGCACCCCGATCTCCCGTCAGGGGCTGCCCGAACACCGCGATGCGCTGATGAACCTCGCCTGGGGCCTGTCCCAGCACTGCGGGCCGTTCATCGACCGCGCCCACGAGCTGCGCGCCCGCGGCCTGCGCCCGATCCCGGTCCGCATCGCCCTGGCCCGCCACGCCTGCCGACTGGCCTACACCCTGCTCCAGACCCAACAACCCTTCGACGAACAGCGCTACCGTCGAGCCCGGCACCAGAGCGAGCGGTGA
- a CDS encoding IS481 family transposase codes for MSHGNARLTVHGRKLIVERHASGWRQAHIAAAMGVSRKCVRTWINRFKDEGEAGLVDRSSRPHTSPRRIPAETEDRIVELRRQQRRGPAWIGAELGVPARTVSRVLVRRGQPRLAVLDPMTGEMIRASKVTAVRYERSAPGELVHMDVKKLARIPDGGGWRAHGRAAGSTSRRRSAVVGFDYVHSLVDDYSRLAYSEIQADEKGTTCAAFLARAATYFADHGIGRIERVMTDNAWAYRYSLRDVITDLGARQVFIKPHCPWQNGKVERLNRTLATEWAYRQAFTSNGERSAALAPWLQHYNTRRRHSALGGLPPVSRLAPT; via the coding sequence GTGTCCCACGGTAATGCTCGCCTGACTGTTCACGGCCGGAAGTTGATCGTCGAGCGGCATGCCTCCGGCTGGCGCCAGGCGCACATCGCTGCGGCAATGGGGGTCTCCCGCAAGTGCGTTCGGACCTGGATCAACCGCTTCAAGGACGAGGGCGAGGCCGGGTTGGTCGACCGGTCCAGCCGCCCGCACACCAGCCCTCGGCGCATCCCGGCCGAGACCGAGGACCGCATCGTCGAGCTACGCCGCCAGCAGCGCCGAGGGCCCGCGTGGATCGGCGCCGAGCTGGGCGTGCCGGCCCGCACGGTGTCCCGCGTGCTGGTCCGCCGTGGGCAGCCCCGGCTGGCTGTCCTGGACCCGATGACCGGCGAGATGATCCGGGCCTCGAAGGTGACCGCGGTCAGATACGAGCGGTCGGCCCCCGGCGAGCTGGTGCACATGGACGTCAAGAAGCTTGCCCGCATCCCCGACGGCGGGGGCTGGCGTGCGCACGGCCGCGCTGCGGGCAGCACCAGCCGCCGCCGCTCGGCCGTCGTCGGCTTCGACTACGTGCACTCCCTGGTCGATGACTACTCGCGGCTGGCCTACTCCGAGATCCAAGCCGACGAGAAGGGCACCACCTGCGCGGCGTTCCTCGCCCGAGCCGCGACCTACTTCGCCGATCACGGCATCGGCCGCATCGAGCGGGTGATGACCGACAACGCCTGGGCCTACCGGTACTCCCTCCGCGACGTCATCACCGACCTGGGCGCTCGACAGGTGTTCATCAAGCCGCACTGCCCGTGGCAGAACGGCAAAGTCGAACGGCTCAACCGCACCCTGGCCACCGAGTGGGCCTACCGGCAGGCATTTACCAGCAACGGTGAACGCTCAGCCGCCCTTGCTCCCTGGCTCCAGCACTACAACACTCGGCGCCGCCACAGTGCACTCGGCGGACTGCCGCCGGTCAGCCGGCTGGCACCAACCTGA
- a CDS encoding carboxylate-amine ligase, whose product MERPSVVPCPESPASGAATLAPVGVAATLERPSPPAVPGATFGIEEEFHLVDPETFDLLPSAELSASAMLGEAGPHLHAEITTTQLETASGICSTLDDLRAELVVTRAEASAAAAAAGRALLPASTHPFASWRDQEVTAAPRYEAMVVRWAVLAQQQDIAGCHVHVGVPDLETAVAVMDRARPYLPLLLAMTGSSPFHDGLDTGYDSYRTQWWSRWPISGPPELFGSAQRFTEVVDGLVATGVIADSSHLYWDVRPSYHLPTLEFRIGDVCTSVDDAVLHAALIRSLVRVLAARAVREEPFPDPRPELLRAARWRAARHGIGGELFDPQLGRLVDARVALRRLLAELEDDLRAAGEWEEVVVLAQELLFRGTSATRQRRTWLRTGDPRAVAAAVVREGAGR is encoded by the coding sequence GTGGAACGTCCTTCCGTCGTCCCTTGCCCCGAGTCCCCGGCCTCCGGCGCCGCGACGCTCGCGCCCGTCGGCGTGGCCGCGACGCTCGAACGCCCGTCCCCGCCCGCCGTGCCGGGGGCGACCTTCGGCATCGAGGAGGAGTTCCACCTCGTCGATCCCGAGACCTTCGACCTGCTGCCCAGTGCGGAGCTCTCGGCCTCCGCCATGCTCGGCGAGGCGGGTCCGCATCTGCACGCCGAGATCACCACCACCCAGCTGGAGACGGCGAGCGGGATCTGCAGCACGCTCGACGACCTGCGCGCCGAGCTGGTGGTGACCCGCGCCGAGGCTTCGGCGGCCGCCGCCGCGGCGGGCCGCGCGCTGCTGCCGGCCTCGACCCACCCCTTCGCGTCGTGGCGCGACCAGGAGGTCACCGCCGCCCCGCGCTACGAGGCGATGGTCGTCCGGTGGGCGGTGCTGGCCCAGCAGCAGGACATCGCCGGCTGCCACGTGCACGTCGGCGTCCCCGACCTGGAGACGGCGGTGGCGGTGATGGACCGCGCCCGCCCGTACCTGCCGCTGCTGCTGGCCATGACCGGCAGCTCGCCGTTCCACGACGGCCTCGACACCGGCTACGACAGCTACCGCACCCAGTGGTGGTCGCGCTGGCCGATCTCCGGCCCGCCGGAGCTGTTCGGCAGCGCGCAGCGGTTCACCGAGGTGGTCGACGGGCTGGTCGCCACCGGCGTGATCGCCGACAGCTCCCACCTCTACTGGGACGTGCGGCCCTCGTACCACCTGCCCACGCTCGAGTTCCGCATCGGCGACGTCTGCACGTCGGTGGACGACGCCGTCCTGCACGCCGCGCTGATCCGCTCGCTGGTGCGGGTGCTCGCGGCGCGGGCGGTCCGCGAGGAGCCGTTCCCCGACCCGCGGCCGGAGCTGCTGCGCGCGGCCCGCTGGCGCGCCGCCCGGCACGGGATCGGCGGCGAGCTGTTCGACCCCCAGCTCGGCCGGCTCGTCGACGCCCGCGTCGCGCTGCGCCGGCTGCTCGCCGAGCTCGAGGACGACCTCCGCGCCGCCGGTGAGTGGGAGGAGGTCGTCGTCCTGGCGCAGGAGCTGCTGTTCCGGGGGACGTCGGCCACGCGGCAGCGCCGGACCTGGCTGCGGACCGGTGATCCCCGGGCGGTCGCCGCGGCCGTCGTCCGCGAGGGCGCCGGGCGCTAG